The following nucleotide sequence is from Thermostaphylospora chromogena.
TCGTGTCCGGGTCCGCGCGGGGAGCGTGCCGGCCGCGTCACCGCCTCCTTTCGGACGCGGCCACCCCGCCCGGCGCGGGGGCGGCGGGTTCGCGGTCGTGGAAACGGCGGCTGTCGGCCGGGGCCTGGGCGCGGTCGTCCATGCCGTAGTCGCGGACCACCTCCGCCATCCGCAGCCGGTAGCGGGTGAAGAAGCGGCGGCGGCCCAGGGCCTGCGCGCGGCGGTGCGCCGGGTGCGCGCGCCAGGCGGCGACCGCCTCCTCGTCGCGGAAGAAGCCGACCGCCAGGTACTTGCCCGGCTCGGTGTCGCTGGCGTACCGCTCCACGCCGAGGAAGCCGTCGAGCGCGGGGAGCGCCTTGCGCAGTTCCGCCGATTCCGCGAGGTATTCACGGTAGGTCGCCTCGTCATCCGGGT
It contains:
- a CDS encoding antibiotic biosynthesis monooxygenase family protein, with the translated sequence MIAMIFEYWFDPDDEATYREYLAESAELRKALPALDGFLGVERYASDTEPGKYLAVGFFRDEEAVAAWRAHPAHRRAQALGRRRFFTRYRLRMAEVVRDYGMDDRAQAPADSRRFHDREPAAPAPGGVAASERRR